One Nocardia sp. BMG111209 DNA segment encodes these proteins:
- a CDS encoding MarR family winged helix-turn-helix transcriptional regulator yields the protein MTSGNEALKGLLPRMAQLSSTLSRGQLFETATATAGITLERPAITILVILESAEGAMRVGEIATRMQVAGPHVTRQLNALEKRRLVRRIADPDDQRARLITLTPEGEKLVGRYLHVIDGWFDQALTGWSQADQRELVHLLGRLVDDLSTHLNTIDGGPADQ from the coding sequence ATGACCAGCGGAAACGAGGCACTGAAAGGGCTGCTGCCCCGCATGGCACAACTCAGCAGCACGCTGAGTCGCGGGCAACTGTTCGAAACCGCCACGGCCACGGCCGGAATCACCCTGGAGCGGCCGGCGATCACGATCCTGGTGATCCTCGAATCCGCCGAGGGGGCCATGCGCGTCGGTGAGATCGCCACGAGGATGCAGGTCGCCGGGCCGCACGTCACCCGGCAGTTGAACGCACTCGAGAAGCGCCGTCTGGTGCGGCGCATCGCCGACCCGGACGATCAGCGCGCTCGCCTGATCACCCTCACCCCCGAGGGGGAGAAGCTGGTCGGCCGCTATCTGCACGTCATCGACGGCTGGTTCGACCAGGCGCTGACCGGCTGGTCGCAGGCCGATCAGCGCGAGCTGGTTCATCTCCTGGGCCGCCTCGTCGACGACCTCTCCACCCATCTGAACACCATCGACGGCGGTCCTGCCGACCAGTGA
- a CDS encoding mycofactocin-coupled SDR family oxidoreductase, giving the protein MAGLEGRVAFITGAGRGQGRAHAVRLAREGVDIIGIDICADIASMTYPNATEADLAETAKLVAEQGRTMVARKADVRDFHGLRAAFEEGHGEFGRVDIIIANAGIIRMGTESEDFLADWKDVIDTNLTGVYHTVRAALPELRAGGRGGSIVITSSTAGLKASPSLFASGNAYASAKRGVVGLMQGLAGYLAPEWIRVNTIHPTGVASGMTQNDAMRALMAQAAAGGQNSISGMQNALPLPMLEAEDVANAVAYLVSDEAKFITGIEWPLDAGFMVR; this is encoded by the coding sequence ATGGCAGGACTCGAGGGGCGCGTCGCGTTCATCACCGGCGCCGGACGCGGTCAGGGCCGCGCACACGCGGTACGGCTGGCCCGGGAGGGCGTCGACATCATCGGGATCGATATCTGCGCGGACATCGCCTCGATGACCTACCCGAACGCCACCGAGGCCGACCTGGCCGAGACCGCGAAACTCGTTGCGGAACAAGGCCGGACGATGGTCGCGCGCAAGGCCGACGTGCGCGACTTCCACGGTCTGCGGGCCGCGTTCGAGGAGGGCCACGGGGAGTTCGGCCGGGTCGACATCATCATCGCCAACGCCGGCATCATCCGGATGGGGACGGAATCGGAGGATTTCCTCGCCGACTGGAAGGACGTCATCGACACCAATCTCACCGGCGTGTATCACACCGTGCGGGCCGCGCTGCCGGAACTGCGGGCCGGTGGCCGCGGCGGTTCCATCGTGATCACCAGTTCCACCGCCGGGCTGAAGGCCTCGCCGTCGTTGTTCGCCAGCGGCAACGCCTACGCCTCGGCGAAACGCGGGGTGGTCGGCCTGATGCAGGGTCTCGCGGGATATCTTGCGCCCGAATGGATTCGGGTGAACACCATCCATCCGACCGGGGTCGCCAGCGGCATGACCCAGAACGACGCCATGCGCGCGCTGATGGCACAGGCCGCCGCCGGGGGCCAGAACTCGATCTCGGGAATGCAGAACGCGCTGCCGCTGCCGATGCTCGAGGCCGAGGATGTCGCCAACGCGGTCGCCTACCTGGTCTCCGACGAGGCGAAATTCATCACCGGCATCGAATGGCCGCTCGACGCCGGATTCATGGTGCGATGA
- a CDS encoding carboxyl transferase domain-containing protein yields the protein MRVVVANRGEIAVRVLRTARERGWSTLALYTADEAGSLPVRLADEAVQLPGRGAAAYLDVAAVVAAAATAGAGAFVHPGYGFLSESAALAEACAAAGLVFVGPGPEALRVFGDKVAARGAAERAGVPVVPATAAGAGPEEIAALLGAHPTGVMVKAVAGGGGRGMRPVRDPGQVAEVYERCRAEARAGFGDDTVYAEALVTGARHIEVQIVADGVDAVALGDRDCSVQRRHQKLIEVAPAPDLDPEVRSGLHRAAVSLARSVGCRGVITVEFLVTASGFHFLEVNPRLQVEHTVTEEVTGVDLVAVQLDLAEGRVLGELDPAVSAGAVPRGCAVQARVNAETSAVDGTLLPSTGVLERFSAPTGVGVRVDTAARTGMRQTAQFDPLLAKVIARGPSYGSALQRCADALSELEVVGVHTNAALVRAVLAELAGTRPVDTTWFERHLGELSARADEYVRTSDREGHSSEHGGVAADRGGAGNGVGAAASNGGVGNHPVAGEDGLHDGEAVLRSPMGATVVTLVEPGAVVAAGAEVVVLEAMKMQHVLRAEQAMRVVRHAVGPGDVVDPRSALLVWVTAEHDGVSAEVADVDLDSVRDDLAEVLARNDATHDAARPAAVAKRHRLGRRSARENIDDLVDSDSFVEYGGLAIAAQRARRSIEDLIANTPADGLVAGVATINADRFGAEGSRAVVMSYDYTVLAGTQGMRNHGKTDRMLELAREQGLPVVFFTEGGGGRPGDTDHGGISMLDVTTFRTMAALSGRVPLIGIVSGRCFAGNAALLGMCDVVIATPDANIGMGGPAMIEGGGLGVFTPEQIGPVDVQRRNGVVHVVAGDEAEAVAVARRYLAYFQGTTAEWTAPDPRLARHAVPENRLRAYDIRAAIESVVDVDSMLELRRDWGIGVVTALVRVEGRAFGLIANDCGHLGGAIDAPAADKLGAFLRLCGAHGLPIVSLCDTPGFMVGPDAEEQATVTRFSRLFIDAAALSVPFGTIVVRKGYGLGAQAMAAGSFRAPDFVIAWPTGEIGGMGLEGAVRLGFAKELAGIADPAQRQAAFDELVRLASANGKALTAATVLELDAVIDPADTRRWIRTLHRPPA from the coding sequence ATGCGCGTCGTGGTGGCCAATCGGGGTGAGATAGCGGTCCGGGTGTTGCGGACCGCTCGGGAGCGGGGCTGGTCGACGCTGGCGCTGTATACCGCTGACGAGGCCGGGAGCCTGCCGGTGCGGCTGGCCGATGAGGCGGTGCAGTTGCCGGGTCGGGGTGCTGCCGCCTATCTGGATGTTGCCGCGGTGGTGGCGGCCGCCGCGACGGCGGGGGCGGGTGCTTTCGTGCATCCGGGCTATGGATTCCTCAGTGAGAGTGCGGCATTGGCCGAGGCTTGTGCGGCGGCGGGGCTCGTGTTCGTCGGGCCCGGTCCGGAGGCGCTGCGAGTCTTCGGGGACAAGGTGGCGGCCCGGGGTGCGGCCGAGCGGGCCGGGGTTCCGGTGGTCCCGGCGACGGCCGCCGGGGCCGGGCCGGAGGAGATTGCGGCGTTGCTGGGGGCCCATCCCACCGGTGTGATGGTCAAGGCCGTCGCCGGTGGTGGTGGGCGCGGGATGCGGCCGGTGCGGGATCCGGGGCAGGTGGCCGAGGTGTACGAGCGGTGCCGGGCGGAGGCGCGGGCCGGATTCGGTGACGACACCGTGTATGCCGAGGCGCTGGTGACCGGTGCGCGGCACATCGAGGTGCAGATCGTCGCCGACGGTGTGGACGCGGTGGCGCTCGGTGATCGCGATTGCAGTGTGCAGCGGCGTCATCAGAAACTGATCGAGGTGGCGCCGGCGCCGGACCTCGATCCGGAGGTGCGGTCCGGGCTGCATCGTGCGGCGGTCTCGCTCGCCCGATCGGTGGGCTGCCGAGGCGTGATCACCGTCGAATTCCTGGTCACCGCTTCGGGTTTCCATTTTCTGGAGGTCAATCCCCGGTTGCAGGTGGAGCACACCGTCACCGAGGAGGTGACCGGGGTGGATCTGGTTGCCGTGCAACTGGATCTGGCCGAGGGGCGGGTGCTCGGGGAGCTCGATCCGGCGGTGAGTGCGGGGGCCGTGCCGCGCGGTTGTGCGGTGCAGGCCCGGGTCAATGCCGAGACCAGTGCCGTGGACGGCACGCTCCTACCGAGTACCGGTGTGCTGGAACGGTTCTCGGCCCCCACCGGCGTCGGTGTGCGGGTCGACACCGCGGCGCGGACCGGGATGCGGCAGACGGCGCAGTTCGATCCGTTGCTGGCCAAGGTGATCGCGCGCGGGCCGTCGTACGGATCGGCGCTGCAACGATGTGCCGATGCGCTGTCCGAACTCGAAGTGGTCGGTGTGCACACCAATGCCGCGCTGGTGCGGGCCGTGCTGGCCGAACTCGCCGGTACCCGGCCGGTCGACACTACCTGGTTCGAACGCCACCTCGGCGAATTGTCCGCTCGGGCGGACGAATACGTTCGGACATCGGACCGCGAAGGGCATTCGTCGGAGCACGGTGGCGTAGCGGCCGACCGCGGTGGCGCGGGGAACGGTGTCGGTGCTGCCGCGAGCAACGGTGGCGTGGGGAACCATCCCGTCGCCGGGGAGGACGGACTGCACGACGGGGAGGCCGTGCTGCGGTCGCCGATGGGTGCCACCGTGGTGACGCTGGTCGAGCCGGGGGCCGTGGTGGCGGCGGGGGCCGAGGTTGTCGTGCTGGAGGCGATGAAGATGCAGCATGTGCTGCGTGCCGAGCAGGCGATGCGGGTGGTGCGGCATGCGGTCGGGCCGGGGGATGTCGTCGATCCGCGGTCGGCTCTGCTGGTCTGGGTCACCGCCGAGCACGACGGGGTTTCGGCGGAGGTTGCCGATGTCGATCTGGATTCCGTGCGCGACGATCTGGCCGAGGTGCTGGCGCGGAACGACGCCACGCACGATGCGGCGCGGCCCGCGGCGGTGGCCAAGCGGCATCGGCTGGGGCGGCGGAGCGCGCGCGAGAACATCGATGATCTGGTCGATTCGGACAGTTTCGTAGAGTACGGCGGGTTGGCCATCGCGGCGCAGCGGGCCCGGCGCAGTATCGAGGATCTGATCGCCAATACGCCCGCGGACGGTCTGGTCGCGGGGGTCGCCACGATCAACGCCGATCGGTTCGGCGCCGAGGGGTCCCGGGCCGTGGTGATGTCGTACGACTACACCGTGCTGGCCGGGACGCAGGGTATGCGCAATCACGGCAAGACCGATCGGATGCTGGAGCTCGCGCGCGAGCAGGGGCTACCGGTGGTGTTCTTCACCGAGGGTGGCGGCGGGCGGCCGGGGGATACCGATCACGGTGGGATTTCCATGTTGGATGTCACCACCTTCCGCACCATGGCGGCGTTGTCGGGCCGGGTGCCGTTGATCGGCATCGTGTCCGGGCGGTGCTTCGCCGGAAACGCTGCGCTGCTGGGTATGTGCGATGTCGTGATCGCCACCCCGGACGCGAATATCGGTATGGGCGGGCCGGCGATGATCGAAGGTGGTGGGCTCGGGGTGTTCACGCCCGAGCAGATCGGACCCGTGGACGTGCAGCGGCGCAACGGGGTTGTGCACGTCGTCGCCGGAGACGAGGCCGAGGCCGTGGCGGTCGCGCGGCGGTATCTCGCCTACTTCCAGGGGACCACCGCGGAGTGGACCGCGCCGGATCCCCGGCTGGCCCGGCACGCGGTGCCGGAGAACAGGTTGCGCGCCTACGACATTCGCGCCGCGATCGAATCCGTCGTGGATGTGGATTCGATGCTCGAGCTGCGGCGGGACTGGGGGATCGGGGTGGTCACCGCCCTGGTTCGGGTGGAGGGCCGCGCGTTCGGGCTGATCGCCAACGATTGCGGGCATCTCGGCGGCGCCATCGACGCACCGGCGGCCGACAAGCTCGGGGCGTTCCTCCGGTTGTGCGGGGCGCACGGACTGCCGATCGTCTCGCTGTGTGACACACCGGGATTCATGGTCGGACCGGATGCCGAGGAACAGGCCACGGTCACCCGGTTCAGCCGGTTGTTCATCGATGCCGCGGCGCTGTCCGTGCCGTTCGGCACGATCGTGGTGCGCAAGGGGTACGGGCTGGGGGCACAGGCCATGGCGGCCGGATCGTTCCGCGCGCCGGATTTCGTGATCGCCTGGCCCACCGGCGAAATCGGCGGGATGGGGCTGGAGGGCGCGGTGCGGCTGGGGTTCGCCAAGGAGCTCGCCGGGATCGCCGATCCGGCGCAGCGGCAGGCGGCCTTCGACGAACTGGTCCGGCTCGCCTCCGCCAACGGCAAGGCGCTCACCGCCGCAACGGTTCTCGAACTCGACGCGGTGATCGATCCCGCCGACACCCGCCGGTGGATCCGCACGCTGCACCGGCCCCCGGCGTGA
- a CDS encoding alpha-E domain-containing protein, with protein sequence MLARNAESLYWIGRYVERADDTARILDVAVHQLLEDSTVDPDRASRVMLRVLGIEPPEGELDVWSVTNLVAFSHGHGGSIVDSIAKARENARGAREVTTSEMWECLNATYNGLAAAEKNARALGPHEFFHYITGRAAMFAGLSDSTLSRDDGYRFLLLGRVIERVDMTVRLLLSRAGDRASSPAWVTVLRSAGGHDTYLRSHRGALDANLVVEFMLLDRSFPRSVFHSLRVAESCLQELDQRPNGRFGAQHEAGRLLGRGRSELEFLPPGVLLEDLQTRLVLLQQTCRQVSEAVSRQYFYAAPWVAWTDLHSSQDRQVEEV encoded by the coding sequence ATGTTGGCGCGCAATGCCGAATCCCTGTACTGGATCGGCAGATACGTGGAGCGGGCCGACGATACCGCGCGGATCCTGGATGTGGCTGTACACCAGCTGCTCGAGGATTCGACGGTGGACCCGGACCGCGCCTCGCGAGTGATGTTGCGGGTGCTGGGAATCGAACCCCCCGAGGGCGAACTCGACGTGTGGTCGGTGACGAATCTGGTCGCGTTCAGTCACGGGCACGGCGGCTCGATCGTCGACTCGATCGCGAAGGCACGCGAGAACGCCCGCGGTGCACGGGAAGTCACCACCAGCGAGATGTGGGAATGCCTGAACGCCACCTACAACGGGCTGGCGGCGGCGGAGAAGAACGCCCGGGCGCTGGGCCCGCACGAATTCTTCCACTACATCACCGGCCGGGCCGCGATGTTCGCCGGACTGTCCGACTCCACCCTCAGCCGTGACGACGGTTACCGATTCCTGTTGCTGGGCCGCGTGATCGAGCGGGTCGACATGACCGTCCGGCTGCTGCTGTCACGCGCCGGCGACCGCGCCTCCTCGCCGGCCTGGGTGACCGTGCTGCGCTCGGCCGGCGGGCACGACACCTATCTGCGCTCGCATCGCGGTGCCCTCGACGCCAATCTGGTGGTCGAGTTCATGCTGCTGGACCGGTCCTTCCCACGCTCGGTGTTCCATTCGCTGCGGGTCGCCGAATCCTGTCTGCAGGAACTGGATCAGCGGCCCAACGGCCGATTCGGCGCGCAGCACGAGGCGGGCCGGCTGCTCGGCCGCGGCCGCAGCGAACTGGAATTCCTGCCACCCGGTGTCCTTCTGGAGGATCTGCAGACGAGACTCGTTCTGCTGCAACAGACCTGCCGCCAGGTCAGCGAGGCGGTCTCGCGGCAGTACTTCTACGCGGCGCCCTGGGTGGCCTGGACCGACCTGCATTCCAGTCAGGACCGGCAAGTGGAGGAGGTCTAG
- a CDS encoding aldehyde dehydrogenase family protein, whose amino-acid sequence MSMTGTPTAATDTLPTGLLIGGEWVTGSSGGTYDHIYPADGRPNATVELAGDAEIDAAVRSAWQAHREWISYTPERRRDLMIALADAMRDDIERLGRLNVHDFAVPIVMSPGHAALAEGFIRYYAGYVDKATGTSTPVSNKFDVNLIEHEPYGVVGIIAPWNGPLVVIGLNVAAALAAGNAVVLKPSEISPFTPLRFGELCLQVGMPPGLVNVVPSGPDGGAALVRHPGVRKIHFTGGGHTARAIITTAAANLTPVATELGGKSANIVFADADLDAAARLAAFQGPLGQAGQSCACGSRILVEAAVYDEFMAKFLAVVAAAPVGDPFDPGNLVGPVVSQAATDRILQVIDRAVADRMGELVTGGHRLGGDLAAGYYLEPTVFADVDNRSPLAQNETFGPVVSVMRFTDEAQAVAIANDTTFGLNAFVQTTDLTRAHRIARQLESGSVWINRNSDISPQSPYGGYKQSGTGRAGGLEGLREFQQVKNIRIGMP is encoded by the coding sequence ATGAGCATGACCGGCACACCGACGGCCGCCACCGACACCCTGCCCACCGGCCTGCTCATCGGCGGCGAGTGGGTCACCGGCTCGTCGGGCGGCACCTACGACCACATCTATCCGGCCGACGGCCGGCCCAACGCGACCGTCGAACTGGCCGGCGACGCCGAGATCGACGCCGCGGTGCGATCGGCGTGGCAGGCCCACCGCGAGTGGATCTCCTACACCCCGGAACGCCGCCGCGACCTGATGATCGCGCTCGCCGACGCCATGCGCGACGATATCGAGCGGCTCGGGCGCCTCAACGTCCACGACTTCGCGGTGCCGATCGTCATGAGCCCCGGCCACGCCGCGCTGGCCGAGGGCTTCATCCGCTACTACGCCGGCTATGTCGACAAGGCGACCGGCACCAGCACGCCGGTGTCGAACAAGTTCGACGTCAACCTGATCGAGCACGAACCCTACGGCGTGGTCGGCATCATCGCCCCGTGGAACGGTCCGCTGGTCGTCATCGGGCTCAATGTCGCGGCCGCGCTCGCGGCGGGAAATGCGGTGGTACTCAAGCCATCCGAGATCTCGCCGTTCACGCCGTTGCGGTTCGGCGAACTCTGTCTACAGGTCGGCATGCCGCCCGGCCTGGTCAATGTGGTGCCGTCGGGCCCCGACGGTGGCGCCGCGCTCGTCCGCCATCCCGGGGTGCGCAAGATCCACTTCACCGGTGGCGGCCACACCGCGCGGGCGATCATCACCACCGCCGCGGCGAATCTCACCCCGGTGGCCACGGAACTCGGTGGTAAATCGGCGAATATCGTGTTCGCCGACGCCGACCTCGACGCCGCTGCCCGCTTGGCCGCGTTCCAGGGACCGCTCGGCCAGGCCGGGCAGAGCTGTGCCTGCGGCAGCCGCATCCTGGTCGAGGCCGCCGTCTACGACGAGTTCATGGCGAAATTCCTCGCTGTGGTCGCCGCCGCGCCGGTCGGCGACCCGTTCGATCCGGGCAATCTGGTGGGACCTGTGGTCAGTCAGGCCGCCACCGACCGGATCCTGCAGGTCATCGACCGCGCCGTGGCGGATCGGATGGGCGAGCTCGTGACCGGCGGCCATCGCCTCGGCGGCGATCTCGCGGCCGGTTACTACCTCGAACCCACCGTATTCGCCGATGTCGACAACCGCTCGCCGCTCGCGCAGAACGAAACCTTCGGCCCGGTGGTGTCGGTCATGCGATTCACCGACGAGGCCCAGGCTGTGGCGATCGCCAACGACACCACCTTCGGCCTCAACGCCTTCGTCCAGACCACCGATCTGACCCGGGCCCACCGCATCGCCCGGCAACTCGAATCCGGCTCGGTCTGGATCAACCGCAACAGCGACATCTCCCCGCAGAGCCCCTACGGCGGATACAAGCAGAGCGGCACCGGCCGCGCCGGTGGCCTGGAAGGGCTGCGCGAATTCCAGCAGGTCAAGAACATTCGCATCGGAATGCCGTGA
- a CDS encoding alpha/beta fold hydrolase yields MTDQPQRIEFDVSAAVGEPARLAASYFPPAGGGQAPAVLVCLPGGTYDRGYFDLRVPEFDDYSFATDAAARGYAVIALDHLGTGASSRPDREIGLADQAAAAAAAVAAVPAMTGQYAPALCIAHSLGGYVAMYQQAAHGSYVGLAILGTTNQYVAQRPLGPEDAAAAESPRGRAELVERMVAVFPHRYAQPADRAPMRSWFHLADVPEQVVTVDDATTLTVVPRRSGAEASVPGIGRDAAAAVDVPVFLGYGAVDVSPDPQREASFYPNSPDITVYALTGSAHCHNMAATRRILWDRLAHWYSGVLGTTPIAPTGR; encoded by the coding sequence ATGACGGATCAGCCGCAACGGATCGAGTTCGACGTCAGTGCGGCGGTCGGGGAGCCGGCGCGGCTGGCCGCCTCCTACTTCCCACCGGCCGGTGGCGGGCAGGCGCCGGCGGTGCTCGTCTGCCTGCCCGGCGGCACCTACGATCGCGGCTACTTCGATCTCCGGGTCCCGGAATTCGACGACTACAGCTTCGCCACGGATGCCGCGGCACGCGGCTACGCCGTGATCGCGCTGGATCACCTGGGCACCGGCGCGAGCAGCCGGCCGGACCGCGAGATCGGGCTCGCCGACCAGGCCGCGGCGGCCGCCGCCGCGGTGGCGGCCGTCCCGGCGATGACCGGGCAGTACGCGCCGGCCCTGTGCATCGCCCATTCACTGGGTGGCTACGTCGCGATGTACCAGCAGGCAGCGCACGGCAGCTATGTGGGCTTGGCCATTCTCGGCACCACCAATCAGTATGTGGCGCAACGACCGCTCGGCCCGGAGGACGCCGCGGCCGCCGAATCCCCCAGGGGTCGTGCGGAACTCGTCGAGCGGATGGTGGCGGTGTTCCCGCACCGATACGCACAGCCCGCGGACCGGGCGCCGATGCGGTCCTGGTTCCACCTGGCGGACGTGCCGGAGCAGGTGGTGACCGTGGACGACGCCACCACCCTCACCGTGGTGCCCCGCAGATCCGGCGCCGAAGCGTCGGTGCCGGGTATCGGCCGCGACGCCGCGGCCGCCGTCGATGTCCCCGTATTCCTGGGCTACGGAGCCGTCGACGTGTCACCGGACCCGCAGCGCGAAGCGAGTTTCTACCCGAACAGTCCGGACATCACCGTCTACGCGCTGACCGGTAGCGCACACTGCCACAATATGGCGGCCACCCGGCGGATCCTGTGGGATCGGCTGGCGCACTGGTACTCCGGCGTGCTGGGCACGACACCGATCGCACCCACCGGCCGATGA
- a CDS encoding transglutaminase family protein, with protein sequence MWRMRVVHTTGYVYDAPVTRSFNEARLTPRADSRQTVILNRVETVPSTRSYRYADYWGTQVTAFDLHAPHTELEVTGASVVETEPDGGPTEELSWENLQTEEIIDRFDELLEPTEYVPRDRRLATVARQLSRAVPPAKAVVRAAEWVHSEMDYLAGTTSVHTSAVQAFAERKGVCQDYAHLTLVLLRAMGIPSRYVSGYLHPQPSAAIGESVAGQSHAWVEAWTGGWWGYDPTNNVAINEQHVSVGVGRDYADVPPLKGIFSGDGSTDLEVVVEVTRLA encoded by the coding sequence ATGTGGCGGATGCGGGTGGTCCATACCACCGGATACGTGTACGACGCTCCGGTGACCCGGTCGTTCAACGAGGCGCGCCTGACACCGCGCGCCGACAGCCGGCAGACGGTGATCCTCAACCGGGTCGAGACGGTGCCGTCGACCCGGTCCTATCGGTACGCCGACTACTGGGGCACCCAGGTCACGGCCTTCGACCTGCACGCACCGCACACCGAGCTGGAGGTCACCGGCGCGTCGGTGGTGGAGACCGAACCCGACGGCGGTCCCACCGAGGAGCTGTCCTGGGAGAATCTACAGACCGAGGAGATCATCGACCGCTTCGACGAGCTGCTGGAACCCACCGAATACGTGCCCCGCGACCGGCGCCTGGCCACCGTCGCCCGCCAGCTGTCGCGCGCGGTGCCGCCGGCGAAGGCCGTGGTGCGCGCGGCCGAATGGGTGCACAGCGAGATGGACTATCTCGCCGGCACCACCTCCGTGCACACCTCCGCGGTGCAGGCCTTCGCCGAACGCAAGGGCGTCTGCCAGGACTACGCGCACCTGACCCTGGTCCTGTTGCGCGCCATGGGAATTCCCAGCCGCTACGTCTCCGGCTATCTGCATCCGCAGCCGTCGGCGGCGATCGGCGAATCCGTGGCCGGCCAGTCGCACGCGTGGGTGGAGGCGTGGACCGGCGGCTGGTGGGGCTACGACCCCACCAACAACGTCGCGATCAACGAACAGCACGTCTCCGTCGGCGTCGGCCGTGACTACGCCGACGTGCCGCCGCTGAAGGGCATCTTCTCCGGCGACGGCTCCACCGACCTGGAGGTGGTCGTGGAGGTCACCCGCCTCGCCTGA
- a CDS encoding circularly permuted type 2 ATP-grasp protein — translation MSPTAAARATAPAPPAASAPRRHTDEGIFAGYTPGRYENAYDEMFDAQGRVRTAYRGLFDALAPIEEGDLQRRNEALNRAFIDQGVTFSLSGQERPFPLDLVPRVITAAEWAKLERGIRQRVTALELFLADIYGEQTILRDRVIPKRLVTSCQHFHREATGVVPPNGVRIHVAGIDLIRDERGEFRVLEDNLRSPSGVSYVMENRSTMARVFPDLFFSHRVRAVGDYASQLLRALRCAAAPNAADPTVVVLTPGVHNSAYFEHSLLARQMGVELVEGRDLFCRDNVVYMRTTAGEVQVDVVYRRIDDTYLDPMQFRHDSVLGVAGILNAARAGNVVLANAFGNGVGDDKLTYTYVPTIIDYYLGEKPILPNVDTLRCWLPEERDEVLDRAPELVIKPVEGSGGYGIVIGPDASAKEHDTIRRKIRANPRGWIGQPVVQLSTVPTRIGDDLRPRHVDLRPFAVNDGESIWVLPGGLTRVALPANSLVVNSSQGGGSKDTWVLAPRTSDEKRELAGAEVVSELPETNTQELGRELNAAQANQQQQQQQQTGKIER, via the coding sequence ATGTCCCCCACCGCCGCAGCCCGCGCCACAGCGCCCGCCCCACCCGCGGCATCGGCGCCGCGGCGGCATACCGACGAGGGCATTTTCGCCGGTTACACGCCCGGGCGCTACGAAAATGCCTACGACGAGATGTTCGATGCCCAGGGCCGGGTACGCACCGCCTACCGTGGCCTGTTCGACGCGCTGGCGCCGATCGAGGAGGGTGACCTGCAGCGTCGCAACGAGGCGCTGAACCGGGCCTTCATCGATCAGGGCGTCACCTTCTCGCTGTCCGGGCAGGAGCGCCCCTTCCCGCTGGATCTGGTGCCGCGCGTGATCACGGCCGCCGAATGGGCCAAACTCGAGCGCGGTATCCGGCAGCGGGTCACCGCGCTGGAGCTGTTCCTCGCCGACATCTACGGCGAGCAGACCATCCTGCGGGACCGCGTGATTCCCAAACGGCTGGTCACCTCGTGTCAACACTTCCACCGGGAGGCCACCGGGGTGGTGCCGCCGAACGGGGTGCGCATCCACGTCGCCGGTATCGACCTGATCCGCGACGAGCGCGGCGAATTCCGGGTGCTGGAGGACAATCTGCGGTCCCCGTCGGGCGTCTCCTATGTCATGGAGAATCGCAGCACGATGGCGCGGGTCTTCCCGGATCTGTTCTTCTCGCACCGGGTGCGCGCGGTCGGCGACTACGCCAGTCAGCTGCTGCGGGCACTGCGGTGCGCCGCCGCACCGAACGCGGCGGACCCGACCGTGGTCGTCCTGACCCCCGGCGTGCACAACTCGGCCTATTTCGAACATTCGCTGCTGGCCCGGCAGATGGGCGTCGAGCTGGTCGAGGGCCGCGACCTGTTCTGCCGCGACAACGTCGTCTACATGCGCACCACCGCCGGTGAGGTGCAGGTGGACGTGGTCTACCGCCGCATCGACGACACCTATCTGGATCCGATGCAGTTCCGGCACGATTCGGTGCTCGGCGTCGCCGGCATCCTCAATGCCGCGCGCGCCGGAAATGTGGTGCTGGCCAACGCCTTCGGCAACGGGGTCGGCGACGACAAGCTCACCTACACCTATGTGCCCACGATCATCGACTACTACCTCGGCGAGAAACCGATCCTGCCGAACGTGGACACGCTGCGCTGCTGGCTGCCGGAGGAACGCGACGAGGTGCTGGACCGGGCCCCGGAACTGGTGATCAAACCGGTGGAGGGCTCCGGCGGCTACGGCATCGTGATCGGGCCGGACGCCAGTGCGAAGGAGCACGACACGATCCGCCGCAAGATCCGCGCGAATCCGCGCGGCTGGATCGGCCAGCCGGTGGTGCAGCTGTCGACCGTGCCGACCCGCATCGGCGACGACCTGCGGCCCCGGCACGTGGATCTGCGTCCGTTCGCGGTCAACGACGGCGAATCCATCTGGGTGCTGCCCGGCGGCCTCACCCGGGTGGCACTACCGGCGAATTCCCTGGTGGTCAACTCCAGCCAGGGCGGCGGCAGCAAGGACACCTGGGTGCTGGCGCCGCGCACCTCCGACGAGAAACGCGAATTGGCCGGCGCCGAGGTGGTTTCGGAACTGCCGGAAACGAACACTCAGGAATTGGGAAGGGAATTGAACGCCGCGCAGGCGAATCAGCAACAACAGCAACAACAGCAGACGGGCAAGATCGAGCGTTGA